Genomic window (Tribolium castaneum strain GA2 chromosome 2, icTriCast1.1, whole genome shotgun sequence):
ACGGGCGAAATTTTGGTGTGCGCCATTTCCCGCTTTTCCGTTCCTCCAGCGAAAAAACTTAGGTTAAATTAAATGTCAAGACCCCATTAGCACGCGTATCGTTATTCGATTGCGAAGTCGGCGTTCCGGCGACTCTCGCCGGCCAATCAGAATCGCGCGGGAAACACTCGTGACTTGCGCCAGCCAATCGGGAGCGCGCGATTTGAATTCCCTCTTCGTTCTTTGTGGATGACGACAAGTTTTGTATACATTCGTTGGGTGTAAAGTGCTGTCAGTGTTGAATATCTTTTTATCCatgatttaaacaaaaatacgaCCAGACACAACGAACTGCCGTCAAATAACGCATCAGTAAGTATTTTTCGCATTTTACTTGTATTTTTCGGGTGGTTTTCTGTTACAAAACGCGATTAAAGGCGATTTTTCGTGCGGTGGCGCGTAATGGACTCGTCCAACGTTCGGATCCCGCTCTTTTGTGTGAACGTGTGTTATCTAAtgcaaaacaataataattagctGATTGTTGATTACTGACAATGCGACTGGTTGTTTGACAATAAACCACCACACCTGTGGGAAAAGTGCCCGATTTGGCGGGTAAACACGAAGGGTACACCCACACGCTCCAGAATTATCAGCGGGAATTTCGCACAAATTCCTCATATCTCGCGATGTGATTCCCGGAGAATTTGGCGAAAATGAACCACTTTGCTGGAGTAAAAttatatcatttatttttatatcaacaAGGCGGGAAGACGATCTTAACACTTCAAGGTCGAGGAAGGTAGTTTTGATTGCCGGGAGGAGAAAGCAATGTACTGAGTGAATAAAAGAAActacgattttatttttaacttcgttttttcatattttttaattcattaatgGTGAGGTTTTTACCTTAGGGAGCACAGGTGATTTATGACAGGTCGTTTTCTTTATTGAAAGCAACTTTACctgtatttttcaattatttaagtCACCCTATTGTAAGGATAACCGTATGGGGTAATAAAGTAAAGAAAAGAATCTGTAACTTGTCTGGGGTGAGACagacatttattaaaaaccggtATTTTCACACACAAATCATTCTGTTGTGTCtacgttttgaaaaaatacatgtaataaaaatgtatgattttttactgtgttttttattttgcaaagtaattatttgtaaaattcaGGGGTGATTAGGCGATTCTCACCCTCCTCTTTTTCTCCCCTCTTGAATGATGGCCATCTGTCTGAATTAAGTACAGTTTGCCAATAGAAATATtctattttcgaatttaatgactaatcttcccctttttcgtattgattttttgcttgattttatttaatttttctcttcCACGTCCCAAGTCATCAAATATTGACGCAAGAGATTGTCTTACTAGCAGAACTTATTTTtgtacattatttattttgtcagaaaGTTGTTCACGAAGAGACAATTTTGTTGTAAGTgaataattaactaaaaattttgccacaacCAGAGTTTTTTCCAACTCCCCTCCCGTCTTCCTTCAAAGATTTGCGTAAATTACGTAAAATTCATTTCAAGAGGGTTATTTTATCCGAATTTCTTGAGAAGAATAATTTAAACTTTGGGTAATTTATTGGTCATTAATTATGAATCAATACACCGCTCCGttataattgaattttaattgattaattgattttttacaagcgacaaattagtttaaattcatttaaaaaatgtatcaacTAGCGATGTTATCAGTTTGGACATCTCGAATTTGTGTAACGAGGAgaataaattatcaaaaaaatcttattcTAAAACTTCTTACAACTACTACATACAGTGAGTATTTTATTGAGGATTTGTCGGCATTCCACGTAttctgtgtttaatttttttataaaattgcgactccgaattaaataaaaattgttcccATGTTATTACGCACTCACTTATTAGAATGAGTAGtcaatttcttgatttttaagCAGCCTTATTGAACCAATTATAATTCTGATTAAAGTGGCCTATGACTGAGCTAAGTTGGCAATACTTAATAATGTTTCGCAGCGTACACAAAATTCggcaaacaaacaaaattaccAGATATTGCTGAAATTTTTGTGGGATTTCACTAAACTTGtccgaaattattaaattggcGCGAAAATGGCgttattatttctttctttGTGCACTACATTTTCTAAATGTTCAGACTCTAATTGAAGAACAAGAGATTCTAAAAAACTGCCAAAATTGATTGGGAAGTTTTACAACATTTGATCGAACGTGATGCTTTTTATCCTTCCACAAGTTCTTGAATACATGCCTAAATatcgcaaaaatataatcaGTTGATATTATTTTGTGTCTTCGATTTAACTCATTATTgtgcgaattttttttaaaaagacaagaaaaaacacaaaatttgataCAAAGTAGTATAATTTCTAGCTgttttaagcacgtttttgaattaaatttttcgggTTTTGTTCAGACAGAACAAAATAACATCTAATTAAGTCAAaggttgtgtatttttttcttttcgcaAAATATACTGACCTACGAATACTTGTTTGCGAAATCGCAGAAAAAAAGGTTGGAACTTTATAGCGAGGCTATAAATAGGGGCTTTAAAAAGGTCGACCACAAAATGATCTTTTGTCATGTGGTTgtattttttagcaaatctTGGGTTGGGATCGCctcttaattgtttttatctcATAGGTCAgttaaaaacagaattttgggAAAGTGCGTAACGACATAATGTTTATCAACGTTTGgttgaagttttttatttatttcgccaGCAAAGTGGTTTATCGGAATTAGCACAACAAATAAATCTTCGACCTCGAACCGTGTTACCGAGtgcagaatttaaaaatcgtCACGAAACCTAATTAAGAAGGGATTTTTGTGCTTGCAGAAGCTAATCGTCATGTCTGCCGTCATGGACATGTACTTGAGCGCATCCGATTCAATGTCATTTCAAGACATCTTGGACATCGACATTAAATCCGAAATAGAATCGTTGGTCGGCGGTCATAACGACTTTTCCGGCTTGAATTTCTCGGAATTGCCTCCACTGGAATTGGAAGACGTTTCCGACATAAAATGGTTTTCGTCAAACTCGAACCATTCAAATTCCAGCttaaatttagattttaaCGGCGAAGAACGGACCACAATGGTCAATCCGAACGCCGTAATGCCTGCTATTTCCTTAGCCCAAAGTATTCGTTCGCCGTCACCGACGTTAAAAGAAAGTCACTTAACGTTCTCTCCATCCActattaaaataacaacaatgAAACAAGAAGCGAATCAAGTGAAGAAAGATCTTTTAAAACGGCTGAGTGACGACGACAGGGAAGACAAACCCCCTGTATTGAAAACAATAAGTAAAGTCACTCCAATCATCTCAAAACCTCCAGCTAGGACCATAAGCAAACCgacgttgttaacttttagaaatacaattaataaacaagttaATTCCCCTATTACGGTAGCTCAGGTTAGTCACGTCACCACAGTTAAGACGGTAACTTCCACTAACCGAAAACTAAACAATAACCGATTCAGCGAAGACGGCGAACGGATTTACCCGAAACCGGCATACAGTTACAGTTGTCTCATCGCAATGGCGCTGAAAAACAGCCGATCGGGTAGTTTACCCGTCTCAGAAATCTACAAT
Coding sequences:
- the jumu gene encoding forkhead box protein P4, which gives rise to MSAVMDMYLSASDSMSFQDILDIDIKSEIESLVGGHNDFSGLNFSELPPLELEDVSDIKWFSSNSNHSNSSLNLDFNGEERTTMVNPNAVMPAISLAQSIRSPSPTLKESHLTFSPSTIKITTMKQEANQVKKDLLKRLSDDDREDKPPVLKTISKVTPIISKPPARTISKPTLLTFRNTINKQVNSPITVAQVSHVTTVKTVTSTNRKLNNNRFSEDGERIYPKPAYSYSCLIAMALKNSRSGSLPVSEIYNFMCKHFPYFITAPNGWKNSVRHNLSLNKCFEKIEKPAINGAQRKGCLWAMNPAKISKMDEEVQKWSRKDPSAIRKAMINPENLEPLERGELKFSCSYDEGDTFGDSCGSAESEEGSDYEEGPKRDFEFVIKAENEDGSDFDIEVNSDLDVEASDEVYEDIEEDQQMLRVEMALAQKELMEYEKPVNSKRRRTYIVQN